Proteins found in one Rhodospirillales bacterium genomic segment:
- a CDS encoding EAL domain-containing protein, which produces MRPIAYAGYTVGIEPRVKLQGPHVSQQPHVFASQRCAAHDATGAASVPCGGTDAGRRILDLLRRVAANRAGLFAVHLHISGLGAALAQPRRRVARPLEALTERHEASLFPLSDHDVVLICRDVPVDEVDAAIYEIGAYASRASAQGRSAPLIGDDARTRWYDLSPSAEFQRFCAHVQALAASVATPSSTAAARSGAEADQPLDSATLATLGRKLRDIRISDLIRQQTALEIHGSGSATPLFRETYVAIGALLARLAPHIGPLPNSCLFRHLTESLDRRMMESVAAGGLAAGAVPLSINLNVSTIASEAFQRFHHSHARSDCNMLVEIQLVDVLADTEAYRDARDRLRAQGYKVLIDGLNPLTPRFLNIRAIDADYFKIWWSPDSLGQLERERTRAVARLVEAAGRDKVLLARTDSEQAVRWALGLGIHRFQGYLIDRIAKAMRLEPAARARCA; this is translated from the coding sequence ATGCGACCCATTGCTTACGCCGGCTATACCGTCGGCATCGAGCCACGGGTTAAGCTTCAGGGACCGCACGTGTCGCAGCAACCTCACGTCTTCGCTTCACAGCGCTGCGCTGCACACGACGCGACCGGCGCAGCGTCCGTTCCCTGCGGCGGAACCGACGCAGGTCGACGGATCCTGGATCTGTTGCGGCGGGTCGCCGCCAACCGCGCCGGGCTGTTCGCGGTGCACCTACACATTTCGGGCCTCGGCGCGGCACTCGCGCAGCCCCGCCGCCGGGTCGCCCGGCCGCTCGAAGCGTTGACAGAGCGCCACGAGGCGAGCCTGTTTCCCTTGAGCGACCACGACGTCGTCTTGATCTGTCGCGACGTGCCCGTGGACGAGGTCGACGCCGCGATCTACGAGATCGGCGCTTATGCGTCAAGGGCATCGGCGCAGGGGCGGTCCGCTCCCCTCATCGGCGACGACGCCCGGACTCGCTGGTATGACCTGTCGCCGAGCGCCGAGTTCCAACGATTCTGCGCCCATGTCCAGGCGCTCGCCGCCAGCGTCGCGACGCCTTCGTCAACGGCGGCGGCGCGCTCAGGCGCGGAGGCGGACCAGCCGCTCGATTCGGCGACTCTCGCCACCCTCGGCCGCAAACTGCGGGACATCCGCATCTCCGACCTCATACGCCAACAGACGGCGCTCGAAATCCACGGTTCCGGATCCGCGACGCCATTGTTTCGCGAGACCTACGTGGCGATCGGTGCACTGCTCGCCCGGTTGGCGCCGCACATCGGCCCGTTACCGAACTCGTGTCTGTTCCGTCATCTGACCGAGAGCCTCGACAGGCGGATGATGGAAAGCGTCGCGGCGGGCGGTCTCGCCGCCGGCGCCGTTCCGCTCAGTATCAACCTCAACGTCAGCACCATCGCATCGGAGGCGTTCCAGCGGTTCCACCACAGCCACGCTCGAAGCGACTGCAACATGCTCGTCGAAATCCAGCTGGTCGACGTGCTGGCCGACACCGAAGCCTACCGCGACGCTCGGGACCGGCTGCGCGCCCAGGGCTACAAGGTGCTGATCGACGGGCTCAACCCGTTGACGCCCCGATTCTTGAACATCCGCGCCATCGATGCCGACTACTTCAAGATCTGGTGGAGCCCCGACAGTCTCGGCCAGCTCGAACGGGAGCGGACGCGGGCGGTTGCCCGCTTGGTCGAAGCGGCAGGCCGCGATAAGGTTCTGCTCGCGCGGACCGACTCCGAGCAGGCGGTGCGGTGGGCGCTCGGCCTCGGCATTCATCGCTTTCAAGGCTACCTCATCGATCGCATCGCCAAAGCGATGCGCCTTGAACCGGCCGCGCGCGCCCGATGCGCATGA
- a CDS encoding EAL domain-containing protein produces the protein MRMTNSALHRLEHGPSRSREALLPDYLIHLESRRRGRRAMHLRLSALMPRHRRPHHVRTAVAGFDQHLPPADAQVFVLTNCDVFVIYMRPCEEAVRREIARIRYLFSDDPLLADSAEHGGLAVAYDLETEFAAFVAAVRTALQSGREMLPAAEEGTYARSRIRDRQQRAQTLTPDALARIEAALAQTDLSGLARRQTVCAIKGRNRPEPRFRELYISIADLRDTVLPGADFAAEPWLFRHLTKTLDRRVLTLLAAPEEAESRCDISINMNISTLVSETFTAFENNLSAARRTAFIFEVQPADVFSDIEAFLLARDSIQEKGCRICLDGLTHADMDLYDLNELGVDLIKLIWDERMLAMGDAFRTRTRSFVEQAGPARLVLCRVDSRRAIEFGQAAGMSLFQGRYVEQLVSMDPPPPVAVQRRRTRGDRRVTRQVPVEHTMLTQPLVQKF, from the coding sequence ATGCGCATGACGAACTCGGCTCTTCATAGACTGGAGCACGGCCCGTCGCGGAGCCGCGAGGCTCTGCTGCCCGACTACCTCATCCATCTGGAGAGCCGCCGGCGGGGCCGCCGGGCGATGCATCTTCGCCTTTCCGCCCTCATGCCCCGGCACCGTCGTCCCCATCACGTTCGGACCGCCGTGGCCGGTTTCGACCAGCACCTGCCGCCCGCCGACGCCCAGGTGTTCGTGCTCACCAACTGCGACGTTTTCGTCATCTATATGCGGCCTTGCGAGGAAGCGGTGCGGCGCGAGATCGCCCGCATCCGCTACCTGTTCAGCGACGACCCGCTGCTCGCCGACAGCGCCGAACACGGCGGCCTCGCCGTCGCCTATGACCTCGAAACCGAGTTCGCCGCCTTCGTGGCTGCCGTCCGCACCGCCTTGCAGAGCGGCCGCGAAATGCTCCCCGCGGCCGAGGAGGGAACCTACGCCCGCTCGCGCATTCGCGACCGCCAGCAGCGCGCACAGACGCTGACTCCGGACGCCCTCGCCCGCATCGAGGCGGCGCTGGCGCAGACGGACCTCTCCGGCTTGGCGCGCCGGCAAACGGTATGCGCCATCAAGGGGCGCAACAGACCCGAGCCCCGCTTCCGCGAGCTGTACATCTCGATCGCCGACCTCCGCGATACGGTGCTACCGGGCGCGGACTTTGCCGCCGAACCCTGGTTGTTCCGCCATCTGACCAAGACCCTCGATCGCCGGGTGTTGACGCTTCTGGCCGCCCCCGAAGAAGCCGAGAGCCGTTGCGACATCAGCATCAACATGAATATTTCGACGCTGGTTTCGGAGACCTTCACCGCGTTCGAAAACAACCTCAGCGCCGCGCGCCGGACTGCCTTCATCTTCGAAGTCCAGCCGGCAGATGTGTTCTCGGATATCGAAGCGTTCCTTTTGGCGCGCGATTCCATACAGGAGAAAGGCTGCCGGATCTGCCTGGACGGCCTCACCCATGCGGACATGGATCTTTATGATCTGAACGAACTCGGTGTCGATCTGATCAAGCTCATCTGGGACGAGCGCATGTTGGCGATGGGCGACGCGTTCCGCACCCGTACCCGCAGCTTCGTGGAGCAAGCCGGGCCGGCGCGGTTGGTCCTGTGCCGGGTCGACAGTCGCCGCGCCATCGAATTCGGTCAGGCGGCGGGCATGTCGCTGTTCCAAGGCCGCTATGTCGAGCAGCTCGTGTCGATGGACCCGCCGCCGCCAGTTGCTGTCCAGCGCCGGCGGACGCGCGGCGATCGCCGCGTGACCCGCCAGGTGCCGGTCGAGCACACGATGCTTACGCAACCGTTGGTGCAAAAGTTCTGA
- a CDS encoding hydrogenase small subunit, whose translation MVPGTTCAPARDLGDLDGYRGALGGVNRRDFLKFCTGVAAALGLSPGLGVRIANAATAAARPPVFWLSGQACTGCTETLLRAYHPTLETLILDMISLDYHETLCAGAGHQAEEFKDQSMKKNWGKYVLIVDGAIPTKDDGIYCKVAGQTFLDSVKYAADGAAWIISMGSCSSWGGIPASDPNPTMAKAAHEVLPDKTVVSIPGCPPNPYNLLSTILYILTFGKAPELDAKNRPTFAYGRLIHDNCERRGHFDAGRFALEFGDAGHRQGWCLYKLGCKGPETWANCPQIGFNDTGESSWPVGCGHPCFGCTEQGVGFTKPIHALANVVSLTPPTLFPRVAEEKGQGISAGAAAVTAGVVGAAVGAGAVLATRLGKRAPGEDFVPATYEDKRDNPN comes from the coding sequence ATGGTTCCGGGTACGACATGCGCTCCCGCGCGTGATCTCGGCGATCTCGATGGCTATCGTGGTGCGCTCGGCGGCGTGAACCGCCGCGACTTTCTGAAATTCTGCACCGGCGTCGCGGCGGCGCTCGGATTGTCTCCGGGGCTCGGGGTGCGCATCGCCAACGCGGCGACGGCGGCGGCGCGGCCGCCGGTTTTCTGGCTTTCCGGCCAAGCCTGCACCGGGTGCACCGAGACGCTTTTGCGGGCGTATCATCCCACGCTCGAAACCCTCATCCTCGACATGATCTCGCTCGACTACCACGAGACGCTGTGCGCCGGCGCCGGGCATCAGGCCGAAGAGTTCAAAGATCAGTCCATGAAGAAGAACTGGGGCAAGTATGTCCTGATCGTCGACGGCGCCATCCCCACCAAGGACGACGGCATCTACTGCAAGGTCGCCGGGCAGACCTTTCTCGACAGCGTCAAGTACGCCGCCGACGGCGCAGCGTGGATCATCTCCATGGGATCGTGCTCGTCGTGGGGCGGCATTCCGGCGAGCGACCCCAACCCGACCATGGCCAAGGCCGCGCATGAGGTGCTGCCCGACAAGACCGTTGTCAGCATACCGGGCTGCCCTCCCAACCCCTACAACCTGCTTTCCACGATCCTTTATATCCTCACCTTCGGCAAGGCGCCCGAACTCGACGCCAAGAACCGCCCGACCTTCGCCTACGGCCGTCTGATCCACGACAACTGCGAGCGTCGCGGGCACTTCGACGCCGGCCGCTTCGCGCTGGAATTCGGCGACGCGGGCCACCGTCAGGGCTGGTGCCTCTACAAGCTTGGCTGCAAGGGTCCGGAGACCTGGGCCAACTGCCCGCAGATCGGCTTCAACGACACCGGAGAGTCGTCGTGGCCGGTCGGCTGCGGCCATCCGTGCTTCGGCTGTACCGAGCAGGGCGTCGGCTTCACGAAGCCGATCCATGCGTTGGCCAACGTGGTGTCGCTGACGCCGCCGACGCTGTTTCCGCGGGTTGCCGAAGAGAAGGGGCAAGGCATTTCGGCGGGGGCCGCGGCCGTGACCGCCGGCGTCGTCGGTGCGGCGGTCGGCGCCGGCGCGGTTCTGGCGACGCGCCTCGGCAAGCGCGCCCCGGGCGAGGACTTCGTGCCAGCGACCTACGAGGACAAGCGGGACAACCCCAACTAG
- the hybB gene encoding Ni/Fe-hydrogenase cytochrome b subunit: protein MSTANQRTGTAHEHAPLGGRLVTPAFIILLIVFFVAAIVLSQRFLFGLGETTNLNDGYPWGIWIAIDLIIGTALGCGGFVMALLVYILNRGEYHPLARAGLMTSLFGYSLGAFAVMIDLGRWWQGYNILLPWLWNVNSVLLETALCIFAYIIVLSIEFLPAVFERFGMKEARRRIHRVMFVFTGLGVLLPMMHQSSMGTVVIILGYQLSPLWQSQLLTLHFLLTALTMGYAVVAFESVLASVAFRRPYEMSLLGKLSVIMGWVMLVFFIVRYLDVIRVGGLPWAFTGNVQALSFWVEFLFAAAAILLLLPKGLRGHPRYVFLGSTFMLLNGFLYRLNCYLIGYDPGTGYQYFPSVGEILVTLGIFALHIILYLVFVKQLPVLHATRPSKPAPA from the coding sequence ATGAGCACCGCGAACCAACGCACGGGCACCGCACACGAACATGCGCCCCTCGGCGGCCGACTGGTGACGCCGGCGTTCATCATTCTCCTCATCGTGTTCTTCGTGGCCGCGATCGTGCTCTCGCAGCGCTTCCTGTTCGGCCTCGGCGAAACCACCAACCTCAACGACGGCTATCCGTGGGGCATCTGGATCGCCATCGACCTGATCATCGGAACCGCCCTCGGGTGCGGCGGCTTCGTCATGGCGCTGCTGGTCTACATCCTCAACCGGGGCGAATACCACCCGTTGGCCCGCGCCGGCCTGATGACCAGCCTGTTCGGCTACTCGCTCGGCGCGTTCGCGGTCATGATCGACCTCGGGCGCTGGTGGCAGGGCTACAACATCCTGCTCCCGTGGCTGTGGAACGTGAACTCGGTGCTGCTGGAGACGGCGCTCTGCATCTTCGCTTACATCATCGTTTTGTCGATCGAGTTCCTGCCGGCGGTGTTCGAGCGCTTCGGCATGAAGGAAGCGCGTCGACGCATCCATCGCGTCATGTTCGTGTTCACCGGGCTAGGGGTCTTGTTGCCGATGATGCACCAGTCCTCGATGGGGACGGTGGTGATCATCCTCGGCTATCAGCTGTCGCCGCTGTGGCAGTCGCAACTCCTCACCCTGCACTTCCTTCTGACCGCGCTGACCATGGGCTACGCGGTGGTCGCGTTCGAGTCGGTGCTGGCGTCGGTGGCGTTCAGGCGCCCTTACGAGATGTCGCTGCTCGGCAAGCTGTCGGTCATCATGGGCTGGGTGATGCTGGTTTTCTTCATCGTCCGCTACCTGGACGTGATCCGCGTCGGCGGCCTGCCGTGGGCGTTCACCGGCAACGTGCAGGCGCTGTCGTTCTGGGTCGAGTTCCTGTTCGCCGCCGCCGCGATCCTGTTGCTGCTGCCCAAGGGACTGCGGGGGCACCCACGGTATGTGTTTCTCGGCTCCACGTTCATGCTGCTCAACGGCTTTCTGTACCGGCTCAACTGCTACCTGATCGGCTATGACCCCGGCACCGGCTACCAGTACTTCCCGTCGGTGGGCGAGATCCTGGTGACCTTGGGCATCTTTGCGCTGCACATCATTCTCTACCTCGTCTTCGTCAAGCAACTGCCGGTCCTGCACGCCACCAGACCGTCGAAGCCGGCGCCGGCCTGA
- a CDS encoding nickel-dependent hydrogenase large subunit gives MRITVDPITRIEGHLRIDCEVDGGQVADAWSSGQMWRGIELILKDRDPRDAWIYTQRICGVCTTVHAIVSVRAVENALGMEVPLNAQYIRNMIITAHGVHDHLVHFYHLSALDWVDLVSALQADPKKAAELAQSLSEWPGNSVENFIKVQNKLKAFVESGQLGVFGSGYWGHPAMKLPPEVNLLAAVHYMQALDYQRRANTIVGILGSKTPHIQNLAVGGVANPINFESQSTLTLERLYAIKRVIDDIAGFVHNAYLVDVAAIGALYADWTQYGAGVTNYLSVPDLPLDTRGTQFAMPGGYIKNGDIAGYKPINDYQDKYFEDGVKESVKHAWYKGDKGALHPYDGETEPQYGDFQDDGKYSWVKAPTFYDDRAQVGPLAHVLAMVAAGHEPTKQHLTRFLDIAGKVAGSPIPLAALHSTIGRHAARAVRCAVLMDALDEQWNLLMANCAKGDFATYNKPLFPKGEIRGFGYHEAPRGVLSHWCVIDNGKIKNYQAVVPSTWNAGPRDENDVMGPYEASLVGNPIADPEKPLEVIRTIHSFDPCLACAVHVLDPAGGELVRVKAL, from the coding sequence ATGCGCATCACCGTCGACCCCATCACCCGCATCGAGGGCCATCTCCGCATCGACTGCGAGGTCGACGGCGGCCAGGTCGCCGATGCCTGGTCGTCCGGCCAGATGTGGCGCGGCATCGAGTTGATCCTCAAGGACCGCGACCCGCGCGACGCCTGGATCTACACCCAGCGCATCTGCGGGGTGTGCACCACCGTGCATGCCATCGTCTCGGTGCGGGCCGTGGAGAACGCCCTCGGGATGGAGGTGCCGCTCAACGCGCAGTACATCCGCAACATGATCATTACGGCGCACGGCGTGCACGACCATCTCGTGCACTTCTACCACCTGTCGGCGCTCGACTGGGTCGATCTGGTGTCCGCGCTGCAGGCCGATCCCAAGAAAGCGGCGGAGTTGGCGCAAAGCCTCTCCGAGTGGCCAGGCAACAGCGTCGAGAATTTCATCAAGGTCCAGAACAAACTCAAGGCGTTCGTGGAGTCGGGGCAACTGGGCGTGTTCGGCAGCGGCTACTGGGGCCATCCGGCGATGAAGCTGCCGCCGGAGGTCAACCTCCTCGCCGCCGTGCACTACATGCAGGCGCTCGACTACCAGCGCCGCGCCAACACCATCGTCGGCATCCTGGGCTCGAAGACGCCGCACATCCAGAATCTGGCGGTCGGCGGCGTCGCCAACCCGATCAACTTCGAAAGCCAGTCGACGCTGACCCTGGAGCGGCTCTACGCCATCAAGAGGGTCATCGACGACATCGCCGGGTTCGTGCACAACGCCTACCTGGTCGACGTCGCTGCGATCGGCGCGCTCTACGCCGACTGGACCCAGTACGGCGCCGGCGTCACCAACTACCTCTCCGTCCCCGACCTGCCGCTCGACACCCGCGGCACCCAATTCGCCATGCCGGGCGGCTACATCAAGAACGGCGACATCGCCGGCTACAAGCCCATCAACGACTACCAGGACAAGTACTTCGAGGACGGCGTCAAGGAGAGCGTCAAGCACGCCTGGTACAAGGGCGACAAGGGCGCCCTGCATCCCTATGACGGCGAAACGGAGCCCCAGTACGGCGACTTCCAGGACGACGGCAAGTATTCATGGGTGAAGGCGCCGACCTTCTACGACGACCGCGCCCAGGTCGGTCCCCTCGCCCACGTGCTGGCGATGGTCGCCGCCGGGCACGAGCCGACCAAGCAGCATCTCACCCGATTCCTCGACATCGCCGGCAAGGTCGCCGGCAGCCCGATTCCGCTGGCGGCGCTCCACTCCACGATCGGCCGTCATGCGGCGCGCGCGGTGCGCTGCGCGGTGCTGATGGACGCCCTCGACGAGCAGTGGAACCTGCTCATGGCGAACTGCGCCAAGGGCGATTTCGCCACCTACAACAAGCCCCTGTTCCCCAAGGGGGAGATCCGCGGCTTCGGCTACCACGAAGCGCCGCGCGGCGTGCTGTCGCACTGGTGCGTCATCGACAACGGCAAGATCAAGAACTACCAGGCGGTGGTGCCGAGCACCTGGAACGCCGGCCCGCGGGACGAGAACGACGTCATGGGGCCCTACGAGGCGTCGCTGGTTGGCAACCCGATCGCCGATCCGGAGAAGCCGCTGGAGGTGATCCGCACCATCCACTCCTTCGACCCCTGCTTGGCCTGCGCCGTCCATGTGCTGGATCCCGCCGGCGGCGAACTGGTTCGCGTCAAGGCTCTGTGA
- a CDS encoding HyaD/HybD family hydrogenase maturation endopeptidase, which produces MSILILGVGNILLSDEGIGVRVVEAFEKRYAVPEDVEIVDGGTAGMDLLDVIEYRDHVIVVDAVKTGRPPGTVVRLTGDDVQGFFRTKISPHQLGLSEVLAALSLLDASPGGVTIIGVEPLDFSTSLDLSPTIAAKLDAMVEMVAEDLTALGRPAERRSRALSSTTTRWP; this is translated from the coding sequence ATGTCGATCCTGATCCTCGGCGTCGGCAATATCCTGCTGTCGGATGAAGGAATCGGCGTGCGGGTGGTGGAGGCGTTCGAGAAGCGCTACGCCGTGCCGGAGGACGTCGAAATCGTCGATGGCGGCACCGCCGGGATGGACCTGCTCGACGTCATCGAGTACCGCGACCACGTCATCGTCGTCGACGCGGTCAAGACCGGCAGGCCGCCCGGGACCGTCGTGCGGCTGACAGGCGACGACGTGCAGGGGTTCTTCCGCACCAAGATATCGCCGCACCAGCTAGGCCTCTCGGAGGTGCTGGCGGCGCTGTCGCTCCTCGACGCCAGTCCCGGCGGCGTCACCATCATCGGCGTCGAGCCGCTCGACTTTTCCACCAGCCTCGACCTGTCTCCGACGATCGCCGCCAAGCTGGACGCGATGGTGGAGATGGTGGCCGAAGACCTGACGGCATTGGGACGGCCGGCGGAGCGCCGCTCCCGGGCATTGTCGTCTACAACAACCCGTTGGCCTTGA
- the radC gene encoding DNA repair protein RadC yields the protein MKRQQSPDPEGEKRGPVEQPDAHYRNHRDRVRRRFLDGDPERFQDYELLELLLFYSVDRVDVKPLAKQLLADFKSYGAVLAAPPERLAGYPRISERTIAHFKAVRESARRMLYGEVSERPLVSSWPQLLDYCRAAMADEPVERFRILFLDRKNRIIADEVQQKGTVDHTPVYPREVLKRALELGASGLILVHNHPSGDPTPSRGDIDMTREIREAADKLDIALFDHIVVGRREACSFKANGLL from the coding sequence ATGAAGCGGCAGCAGTCCCCTGATCCGGAGGGCGAGAAACGCGGTCCGGTCGAACAGCCGGACGCCCATTACCGTAACCATCGCGATCGCGTGCGGCGGCGCTTCCTCGACGGCGATCCGGAGCGGTTCCAGGACTACGAGCTTCTGGAGCTCTTGTTGTTCTATTCCGTCGATCGCGTCGACGTGAAGCCGCTGGCCAAGCAGCTACTCGCCGACTTCAAGAGCTATGGCGCGGTGCTGGCGGCGCCGCCGGAGCGCTTGGCCGGCTATCCGCGCATCAGCGAGCGCACCATCGCCCACTTCAAGGCGGTGCGGGAGTCGGCGCGTCGGATGCTCTACGGCGAGGTCAGCGAGCGGCCGCTGGTGAGCTCATGGCCGCAGCTCCTCGACTATTGCCGCGCCGCCATGGCCGATGAGCCGGTGGAGCGCTTCCGCATCCTGTTTCTCGACCGCAAGAACCGCATCATCGCCGACGAGGTGCAGCAGAAGGGCACCGTCGACCATACCCCGGTCTATCCGCGCGAGGTGTTGAAACGGGCGCTCGAGCTGGGCGCTTCAGGCTTGATCCTGGTGCACAACCATCCGTCGGGCGATCCGACCCCATCCCGCGGCGACATCGACATGACCCGCGAGATCCGTGAAGCCGCGGACAAGCTCGATATCGCGCTGTTCGACCATATCGTCGTCGGTCGGCGCGAGGCGTGCTCGTTCAAGGCCAACGGGTTGTTGTAG
- the map gene encoding type I methionyl aminopeptidase produces the protein MREGSALVDRRTVKIHGPDDFEGMRRAGRLAAETLDFITPHVQPGVTTGELDRLCDTFIRDHGAIPAPLNYRGFPKSICTSVNHVVCHGIPSERKKLERGDVLNIDVTVILDGWHGDTSRMFAVGRPSVKARRLIDATFEAMWRGIERVSPGAPISEIGRAIQEHVDGYGYSVVRDFCGHGLGRVFHDAPNILHFHDSSVRSESPIIEQGMFFTIEPMINAGTWEVKVLGDGWTAVTKDRSLSAQFEHSIGVTADGYEVFTLSPAGLDRPNFADA, from the coding sequence ATGCGAGAAGGTTCAGCACTGGTCGATCGCCGGACGGTGAAGATCCACGGGCCTGACGATTTCGAGGGCATGCGCCGCGCTGGACGGCTTGCGGCTGAGACCCTCGACTTCATAACGCCCCATGTTCAGCCCGGCGTGACGACGGGAGAGCTCGACCGGCTGTGCGACACGTTCATCCGCGACCACGGCGCCATCCCGGCGCCGCTGAACTACCGCGGCTTCCCCAAGTCCATATGCACCTCGGTCAACCATGTCGTCTGCCACGGCATCCCGTCGGAGCGAAAGAAGCTGGAACGGGGCGACGTGCTGAACATCGACGTCACCGTCATTCTGGACGGCTGGCACGGCGACACCAGTCGGATGTTCGCGGTCGGCCGACCCTCTGTAAAGGCGCGGCGGCTGATCGACGCGACCTTCGAGGCGATGTGGCGGGGCATCGAGAGGGTCTCACCGGGCGCGCCGATTTCGGAGATCGGCCGTGCGATCCAGGAACATGTCGATGGCTACGGCTACTCGGTCGTTCGCGACTTCTGCGGCCATGGGCTCGGGCGGGTTTTTCACGATGCGCCGAATATTCTGCATTTCCACGATAGCAGCGTCAGGTCGGAGTCGCCGATCATCGAGCAAGGCATGTTCTTCACCATCGAGCCGATGATCAATGCCGGCACCTGGGAGGTGAAGGTGCTCGGTGACGGATGGACGGCGGTGACCAAGGACCGCTCCCTGTCGGCCCAGTTCGAGCACTCCATCGGGGTGACGGCCGACGGCTACGAGGTGTTTACGCTGAGCCCCGCCGGCCTGGATCGGCCGAACTTCGCGGACGCATGA
- the sfsA gene encoding DNA/RNA nuclease SfsA: MRFETPLIPGTLVRRYKRFLADVILDSGEAVIAHCPNSGSMLSVDRPGSEVWLSRSPNAKRKLPLTWELVRVGGALVGINTGRPNSLVAEGIAAGSIPELSGYASLRREVRYGRNSRIDLLLESDDRPPCYVEIKNVTLRRGGGASPAEFPDAVTARGAKHLAELTAVAAAGGRAVMLYLIQRPDADRFELARDIDPAYGRAFLTAREHGVEMLCYGCSVSIEGIYLDRVIDMCDGSRNRGLRRGEPGGVED, translated from the coding sequence GTGCGGTTCGAAACGCCGCTGATCCCGGGGACGCTGGTCCGCCGTTACAAGCGCTTCCTCGCCGACGTCATCCTCGATAGCGGGGAAGCGGTCATCGCCCACTGCCCCAATTCCGGCTCGATGCTGAGCGTTGACCGACCCGGCTCCGAGGTATGGCTGTCGCGGTCGCCGAATGCAAAACGGAAACTGCCGTTGACGTGGGAACTGGTGCGGGTCGGCGGGGCACTGGTCGGCATCAACACCGGCCGCCCCAACAGCCTGGTCGCGGAGGGGATCGCGGCTGGGAGCATTCCGGAATTGTCGGGGTACGCCAGCCTCCGCCGGGAGGTGCGATACGGCCGCAACTCGCGCATCGATCTGCTGCTGGAATCCGACGACCGCCCGCCGTGTTATGTGGAGATCAAGAACGTGACCTTGCGCCGCGGCGGCGGCGCGAGCCCGGCCGAGTTTCCAGATGCGGTGACGGCGCGTGGCGCCAAGCATCTCGCGGAACTGACGGCAGTGGCCGCCGCCGGCGGCCGCGCCGTCATGCTGTATCTGATCCAGCGGCCGGACGCCGATCGATTCGAGTTGGCTCGGGACATCGATCCCGCCTACGGCCGTGCTTTTCTGACTGCCAGGGAGCACGGCGTGGAGATGTTGTGCTATGGTTGTTCGGTGTCCATCGAGGGCATCTATTTGGACCGCGTCATCGACATGTGTGACGGAAGCCGCAACCGGGGCTTGCGGCGTGGCGAACCGGGGGGCGTAGAGGATTGA
- a CDS encoding methyltransferase domain-containing protein, which produces MTDGMLVFDRQAVRRHRERAAARLHEFDFLMREVADRVADRLSDIRRAFPLALDLGCHTGQVAAVIGARGGIATLVQSDLALNMVARAPMPGLVADEEALPFPDATFDLIISVLSLHWVNDLPGTLAQIRRALKPDGLFLAAMLGGETLKELRAALAAAELAVEGGISPRVSPFADVRDAGALLQRAGFALPVADTDMIVVSYAEPLRLMSDLRGMGESNAVIERRRTLFRRSTLMEAMTRYRDSCRDGDGRVPATFQIVYLTGWAPHEAQQKPLRPGSATARLADALDVREHPLSDSCGANPAAGS; this is translated from the coding sequence ATGACTGACGGGATGCTCGTGTTCGACCGTCAGGCTGTGCGCCGCCATCGGGAGCGGGCGGCGGCCCGGCTCCATGAATTCGATTTCCTGATGCGGGAGGTTGCGGACCGGGTGGCCGACCGTCTCAGCGACATCCGCCGCGCCTTTCCGCTCGCCCTCGACCTCGGCTGCCATACGGGCCAGGTCGCCGCCGTGATCGGCGCGCGCGGCGGGATCGCGACGCTGGTGCAGAGCGACCTGGCGCTGAACATGGTCGCGCGCGCGCCCATGCCGGGGCTGGTCGCGGACGAGGAGGCCTTGCCGTTCCCGGACGCGACGTTCGATCTGATCATCAGCGTCCTCAGCCTGCACTGGGTGAACGATCTGCCGGGAACGCTCGCGCAGATCCGTAGGGCGCTGAAGCCCGATGGGCTGTTCCTGGCCGCCATGCTGGGCGGCGAGACGTTGAAGGAATTGCGCGCCGCGCTGGCGGCGGCGGAACTGGCCGTGGAAGGCGGGATCAGCCCGCGGGTGTCGCCGTTTGCCGATGTGCGGGACGCCGGCGCGCTCCTGCAGCGGGCCGGCTTCGCGTTGCCGGTGGCCGATACCGACATGATCGTGGTGTCCTACGCGGAGCCGTTGCGGCTGATGTCAGACCTGCGCGGCATGGGCGAGAGCAACGCCGTGATCGAGCGCCGGCGGACGCTCTTCCGGCGGTCAACCCTGATGGAGGCCATGACGCGTTATCGGGACTCCTGCCGCGACGGCGACGGACGCGTGCCGGCGACTTTTCAGATCGTCTACCTGACCGGGTGGGCGCCGCACGAAGCGCAGCAAAAGCCGCTTCGCCCCGGAAGCGCCACGGCGCGTCTCGCCGATGCCCTGGATGTGCGCGAGCATCCGCTTAGCGATAGCTGCGGCGCCAACCCGGCCGCGGGTTCCTGA